The following coding sequences are from one Nicotiana tomentosiformis chromosome 3, ASM39032v3, whole genome shotgun sequence window:
- the LOC138907917 gene encoding uncharacterized protein — MINKGCIYHLVRVTDTDTEAPILESVPVVNEFSEIFPDEILGIPPNRYIDVMPDMQPISISPYRMAPTELKELKEKLKDLLEKGFIRPSVSPWGASVLFIRKKDRSLRMCIDYRKLNKVMIKNKYPLPRINDLFNQLQGAKYFSKTDLRSGEGIKVDPLRIIAVRNWPRPTTPTEIRSFLGLARVQIKINYNTDVALPEGTYGFVVYCDASRIGLGCVLMKHGKKKELNLRRRRWLELLKDYDIDILCHPRKENIVADSVSQTSMGNLANLEAYQRPLDREVHRLASLGVFLTNSSEGWVIVQNRDESSLVVEVKKKQYDDPFLVQLKEGIHKHKNMDFSLGMDDGTLRYQGPLCVPNVNGLRERVMSEANTSRYSVHLGSTKMYRDLKEVYWWNDMKINVADFVARCPNCQQVNLSTCFHPPTDGQAERTMQMLEYMLRACVLDFKGS, encoded by the exons atgattaacaaggggtgtatttaccatttggtccgggttacggataCCGATACTGAGGCACCTatacttgagtctgtgccagttgtgaatgaattttcggagaTATTTCCGGATGAGATCCTTGGGATCCCACCAAACAGGTatattgatgtgatgccagacatgcAACCTATATCCATTtcgccctacagaatggcaccgacagaattgaaggaactaaaggagaaGTTGAAGGACTTATTAGAAAAGGgcttcatccggccgagtgtgtcgccttggggcgcatcGGTTCTCTTTATAAGAAAGAAAGataggtcactgagaatgtgtattgactatcggaaACTCAACAAGGTcatgatcaagaataagtacccactgccaaggataaatGACTTGTTTAATCAATTGCAGGGAGCTAAGTATTTCTCCAAAActgatttgagatccgg agaaggaattaaggttgatcctctgAGGATTATAGCTGTGaggaattggcctagacctacaactccaacagagattcgcagtttcttgggcttagccaG AGTTCAAATCAAGATTAACTACAACACCGATGTtgccctaccagagggtacatatgGATTTGTGGTGTactgtgatgcttcaaggataggacttgggtgtgtattaatgaaaCATGGAAAG aaaaaagaattgaatctgaggcggagaagatggcttgagctactcaaggattacgacatcgatattctatgtCATCCGAGGAAGGAAAATATTGTGGCGGATTCTGTTAGCCAGACATCTATGGGCAATTTAGCtaacttggaggcatatcaaaggccgttggacAGGGAGGTTCAtaggttggctagtttgggagtttttCTTACGAACTCTAGTGAAGGatgggtgattgtgcaaaatagggatgaatcatcgcttgtggtgGAGGTCAAGAAGAAACAATACGACGATCCATttttggtacaattgaaggaggggattcataaacataagaatatggatttttctcttggcatggatgatggtacgctaaggtaccaagggccgctatgtgttccaaatgtgaatggtctccgggaaagagtCATGTCTGAGGCTAacacttctagatattccgtgcacctgggctctacaaagatgtatcgtgatcttAAGGaggtctactggtggaatgatatgaagattaatgtagcagactttgtggccagatgtccaaattgtcagcaa gtaaatcttagcacatGTTTCCATCCACcgaccgacgggcaagcagagaGGACTATGCAGATGCTTGAATATATgctgcgcgcttgtgttcttgacttcaaaggtagttga